The following DNA comes from Poecilia reticulata strain Guanapo linkage group LG5, Guppy_female_1.0+MT, whole genome shotgun sequence.
TTGGCTGTCTGACTGCACTGGAAAGCAAATCAATCATGCAGTTATCTCACCCCAGCACATGTTGACAATGTTTTCAGGACCATGAGGCCCAGCATGCCGAGAGAGGAATTAAGAAGGACATTTCTCAACACATTGCagctttttgttgcattttatatgGCTGAATTCATTGTTGCGTTTAAACTGCAACTCTGTTTCTGAAAAAGATGTCTAGACTTttatattaattcattttattaattgGAATACACAAAACACATATTTCTGCACTTATGACCCTGCAGTCTGAGCTCATATTGCTGTTATAGCTGCTTGTTTACATAAGATTTATGTTTATAAAGGCTAGCTTGTTATAATTTGACCAGACGGCAACATTTgaatgttcttgttttgctttaaagggGGTGCATCAAGTAAAACACACTTATATCATGTTTTCATGCAggtgtgtcaaactcatttttcttAAAGGTTCTCAAATAACTGTTTGTTCCAGCACATACTGATAAAACTCATCAACAATCTGCAAAAACATAAGTAGCTGTCAATGATTACTTCTGAAatcaaataatattaaacatacTGATGTCATTTGGTATTATAtggataaaaactgctttgatttaacTGATGCAAAGTCATATTTAAGCACAAAACTGTTTCTTAAAGCGTCTATTAATATGAgggccaaaaaaataaagctatagagccggatttggcccccgagccttgagtttgacacatgcgtcataatgttattctctcatcaagagcaggagcttcttaaagagacagaaatcaATTTCAAAGacagtaaaatttcttttaaagttatttttgacatattcagtgtttttataacaactgaagctaTAAAATGACTCCATAagccagaaaaataaacaatactaCCCCTTTAACTAATTAAATCTTGTCCTagaggtttttttgtgtgtttgttttaacttgtaCCATTCAGGTCATGGGCCACATAAAATCTTTCCAAGTGCTGCAAAAGGTACGGGAGCCTCAGTTTGATCTCCCCTACTTTAAACATTGTTCTATGTTTCCCGATGATTTTCCAaagtgactggaaaaaaaaaattccccgaAAAAGTGCGACTAAATCGTAGCAAAAAGGCACGTGCTGTTTTAAACAAGCAGCCTGAACGTGCGCGCTCCGGAGCATCGCTCCCGGGAACGCGCAGCGGAAGCGAGCAGCAGCATCTCTCCAGCAGCGCAGGGTTCAAGTCACAGGCGCTGCAGTTTGTTCAAAGCCGCGCCAGAAACAacaagagtttattttaaacaggaataaaaaataaaaacctgcgCGACGATCAGAGgaggagagacagaaacagagagcGGGGGGATTTACTGAGCGAGGTGAGCGACATTTAACCGCCATGTGTTATTATTATGATtcagctggaaaagaaaagattttaaaaaaaaacataaaatatgcgTGACTTTATGCCATCtagattttacattttgccatgtGTGCCTGGCCAAAACGGAGGGGTCTGCTTAAAactatagaaatatttttgattaaatatggAATCTGTAGAATACGAGGTTaatgaattactaaaataatctattggagaaatgtacaaattttatatttagaaaactAATTATGTAGAAAGATAGCAGCTATAAAACTTGGTAAATGGTTTATTCCCTTCTCtcttacatattttaattattgtatttatgtaatagaaaaacacaaattagcaTAAATTTGACTTGTATTCAGTCTCCTTGAGTGGGCCTGTTTCAATAACAAATTTAACAggaatattgttattttgaagccattttgaagtaatataatggtaatggcaccataatgcaagaacacactgtaaaaaaatcaataaactttaaataataatgaacatttaacactggaactggaagaaactttaaatatctaaaacaaacaaaacacaaacaacaaattaaattaattatgttCTTCTAAAACAGGGCTGGCTCAGAccaaacaccagactgaagacttttatcatcccgtttttagaaagagagaaaaatggaaaCTATTGAGCTTGtattgagcttgttttcatttatcaaacgattaattgatttattgcgacatGTCTAGTCCTGAGTCAATACTTCCACTGCAGCTTTCCACACCTGGAGACTGATTAAATGGATGGCAGTTGTAAGGAGACATTTTTaagctctggactttgactaggccattccaacACATGAATACACTTTAATTGAAGTCAGTGGTGACCAAACATTTTTGCACGGGGGGTCAAAACTGACAAACTTCAACTATTGGTGAGCTTCAACAttcattaaatcaaaatgtaaacttaaaaaaaaaaaaaattttgtgttACCTGCTCAACAGTAGACGTCATTTCTATGAAATCTGAATATTGTCAAagattcaaaacataaaaagagctTCAGACTGTCgcctttttaaaagaaaaacagacaatttcatcacctgttttctgttttgttggcCAAATGCTGGACTCCGGGTCGGGGGCCACGAACGGcccccaggccacactttggacacccctgatctaaacaTCTGACTGTCCTGAATGATTTTTCATAGCAGTTCTTTGTTTCGGTCTCCATGGTGAACAACATGCTCAGTAAGGGGTACCGTCGGTTCTGCTTCCCAGGATGTGTGGTGTGGATGTGGACCTGGATGACGGCGGCTCAGCGgatgaggagaaggaggaggagttCTGGGTGGGGGACGCCGTGAAGATGCTGCCCCCGCCGGTGGCGCACAGCGATGGCAGCGCGTGGGGTGGCCGCAGGGGCGCGTGCGGCTCGGCGGCCTGCGGGGCGGTTCTGGTCCTGTGGAACCTGTGCGTGGTGTCGGCTGGCGCTCTTCTGCTGGCGCTGGTCTTCTGTGTGGTGCTTCTGCCTGCGGCGCTGCTGCTGTACGCCGGCTTCCTCTGCCACTCCAGAGTGAGTCCTGACCGATGTGTTCACTTCCTGTTGATTCTCTGCAGGAGAGAAGAGAACGACCACTCTGACCCAAACTCATCCACTCAGAGAACGACCACTCTGACCCAAACTCATCCACTCAGAGAACGACCACTCTGACCCAAACTCATCCACTCAGAGAANNNNNNNNNNNNNNNNNNNNNNNNNNNNNNNNNNNNNNNNNNNNNNNNNNNNNNNNNNNNNNNNNNNNNNNNNNNNNNNNNNNNNNNNNNNNNNNNNNNNNNNNNNNNNNNNNNNNNNNNNNNNNNNNNNNNNNNNNNNNNNNNNNNNNNNNNNNNNNNNNNNNNNNNNNNNNNNNNNNNNNNNNNNNNNNNNNNNNNNNNNNNNNNNNNNNNNNNNNNNNNNNNNNNNNNNNNNNNNNNNNNNNNNNNNNNNNNNNNNNNNNNNNNNNNNNNNNNNNNNNNNNNNNNNNNNNNNNNNNNNNNNNNNNNNNNNNNNNNNNNNNNNNNNNNNNNNNNNNNNNNNNNNNNNNNNNNNNNNNNNNNNNNNNNNNNNNNNNNNNNNNNNNNNNNNNNNNNNNNNNNNNNNNNNNNNNNNNNNNNNNNNNNNNNNNNNNNNNNNNNNNNNNNNNNNNNNNNNNNNNNNNNNNNNNNNNNNNNNNNNNNNNNNNNNNNNNNNNNNNNNNNNNNNNNNNNNNNNNNNNNNNNNNNNNNNNNNNNNNNNNNNNNNNNNNNNNNNNNNNNNNNNNNNNNNNNNNNNNNNNNNNNNNNNNNNNNNNNNNNNNNNNNNNNNNNNNNNNNNNNTCTTGTGTCCTTCATCCTTTCCTTGACTCTATTCTTGTGTCCTTCATCCTTTCCTCGACTCCTCTCTTGTGTCCTTCAACCTTTCATTGACTCTATTCTTGTGTCCTTCATCCTTTCCTTGACTCCCCTCTtgtctccttccttcctccatCTCGTCTCCTTTCTGATGTTTCATGCTTCTTTAGTTTCTGTGcatcagtaaatatttacaaaatgcctcatttttattttatgttaacatgagaaaaacattgaatctCTTTCAGACAGCTGGCCAGCAGTGTGCagaaacaggtgggggaggggcagtgcTGTGAAATAACTGAAGAAATTTCTGTTGCTCCAGGATTTCCTCTGTTGTCTAATCTAGACATGAAAATGCTAAGTTAAAGGAATATTTTGTAtctttaaaccttttaaaacctcAGAAACAACCAGCCTGAGCAGAAAGAAGCCGCTATTTGATTATGAATCAAACTGCATCATATCTTCACTTTGAAACAACCGCTggattaattttttatttcagtaaagtTGCAGTCAAAACGTTGGTGCGCTCATTAGCTGTAGAGAAATAAGGAAAGTTTAAAAGATCATAAATATTTGTCCCATCAaaattgttttgctgctgctggaaaaattaaacattttactacttaattgaatattttactAGCCTTTGATTTTTCAGAATGAAATCAATACGATGCTGCTAATACACAACGTTGTGGATGAACATTAAGTTAAATCGCCCTcagtggtttatttttattctgttcctGCACTGGAGTCGTTTTTCATGATTCCTGCTTCTGAACATCGTTAAACATCGGGTTAAGATCCGTTCTTCTTTCTAATaacactttgctttgttttaagtCTTTCTGCTGAAGCATCAAAGGAAATGTCCTGTTGAAAATATCTAAACTTTCAACTTCTGTCACCATTTCTTTTATCTAATTATGGCAAAAGTGGGAAATTACACTTTgctaaaattgtttattttagtttctcttCCTCGATCTATGTCTTTATGTGTTTGAAAGCCTGTGTGTTTTCTAACATTTATATATGTAGATATTTTACATAAAGCATGACTGTTTGGTTCATTTGTCTAAAACCATCAGAAATAAGACAGTAGCAACTTTTCTGTCtggtaatgtatttaaaaatggcCAAATACAATCAGTCAGGAACCTCATTCCAGCTGCGAGGCACGGTGGTGGAAGTGTCATGGTTTGGGGTTACTTGCTGCAGCAGCACTTGACcgtgatttaaataaatttttagatGAGACTCGATAAAATACGAGAGGAAAAACCAGAACAAACCAATAAATCTATCAAGAAATGGTTGATATGGAAGGGATtgtcctagtcaaagcccaTATTATGATCCCATTAAAGTTCTGTGGGGCGAATTTAAGCTGAAATACGGTGTAGGGTGTCCTACATTTTTCCTCATCTCGAAATGTTTCAGTCTATTTTAGACATTTAGCAAAACCTGGTTTATTTTGCTTAagaggaaataaatatatttattttccagagatATAAAAAACTGGATTGAATTAGTGACATTTTCTTCTTAAAGAACAGAATATTTACTGgggtgttttacattttatacatgACTGCACTTGTAACTCAGCATGAAGtcattataaaaacataattgccAACCTTTCAAAGGgaatattgcagctttaatacataaaattaataattatacAATTATAAGCCTAAAAgatgctgaaatattttaattaaaccatTTTCCACCTCAATGTCTGACTCTTGGCAGAACAGAGGTTCTGGCAGAGccaaaactttcatttaaatctaatttaacaTCTTCAGAGAGAACGGGCAACGCCTCAGATCCACCCGCACATGTCTGGACCCGACCGGCACCGCCATCCACATTAAAACAGGCCCAGCAGGGAGTCTGCACTCATTACCCGCTTCATGGGGAGCCGGGTCATGCTTCACAGGAAGCAGCATGTGCAGGAATCTGTGGAGATGAAATCAGCTCTGCAGAAACACGGCACACAAATAAACCCAACAGAAAAATCAATTCAGACGTTTATCAGCCTCAAACTTTTACCTTCACGCATGTTGAGCCACTTTTTACAACAACATGTCTTCTAACATCTttgaaataatgtatttataatacatagaaaaacatcagggaGCGCTTGGATTTAAATTTCAACATTCACTTTGGTCGTTTATGGTTGGAGCAAAAGACATATGAAGTTaatttaggggggaaaaaaacaggaaatctttcagatataaaataatttctgggcagaaatgcaaaaataaaactgaaaggtTCAGCTGCTCTGCAGACCAGAGTCAGAAATAAACTTAAACGGAcgatttataaatatattttaaaggttATTACTGATCATATTTCCCTTCGCAGACGCAGAATAATGTCACGACACAGTGTTGTTTAAACTCACTCAGACTGTGAAATGTTAATATTCGAACCTCTGgcagatttaaatgttaaattattgttaTTCAAACAAGAATGCAATTTATAGTTGAAAATGCAAGaagtattttcagaaatattaagAAGACAACATTCAAAGGATatcaatgaataaataactaaataaataagtgtctacttttatattttaacaacaaatggAACCAAGTAATAAACCACCAAACAGCTTTTCATATGTTTCCACTGGTATGTTTGACCATTTTTTACGATGAGCTCCAAGTTTTTAAGTCTGGAGAGACTCCTAACCATCACCCTAATCAGATTGAAgtcaaattacattaaatttaaaatctgccatGGAATATATCTGTGGCTTTATGCGTCGCTCCAGTGTAATAACAGTCATCGTTCACACACATAAACTCAACAATAGTTAACTTATTAACACCTGGTTTATTAATCTTTCTACAAACTCTCTGCAATATGACATCTATCTGAACTGTTACTGATAACACCTTCAAAAAATACGAACTATCCCTTTAACTGTAACCCTACCACTCAGGTCAACATTGGAGGAGATCTGGAGCTAGAACGTTTTGTCAAATCATGAAGCATGTTTAGAGAGAGAACTGAACGAAAACAACGTGAAAATGTCCAGAAACCAACTCTGAGAATATCTTCTCTATGCCACAGTGATTAATGGCAGacattatgaaataaaaacacacgcAGTCAGAAAAAACGAGCACACTAATGTCCTCTCAGATGATCATTACGGAAAAATCTGGAGGTATGCTGGGCAAATTATCCCTCCATTGCAGAAGAGAGGAAAACCACTCAACTGCCTGCACAATCTAAATACTTAC
Coding sequences within:
- the tmem88bl gene encoding transmembrane protein 88B; this translates as MCGVDVDLDDGGSADEEKEEEFWVGDAVKMLPPPVAHSDGSAWGGRRGACGSAACGAVLVLWNLCVVSAGALLLALVFCVVLLPAALLLYAGFLCHSRVLDAPAAVCRYLDDNSCSALIILGFVMMSPLVVLAAAVFCGLLRKFRLLLLLQPLSRARYRGRLLDWVGRVQAWV